One part of the Hydra vulgaris chromosome 01, alternate assembly HydraT2T_AEP genome encodes these proteins:
- the LOC136075293 gene encoding uncharacterized protein LOC136075293, with product MLPEESDIKVLRNYFVSKITKYLNNPILTSNEYIHLCKLTYVRILTLNARRGGEPGKLTLPDWDMVEKGRWKCQTADINALDNPIEKSLLNDSNYVTLKAKKKRRGSTVKALVPIIFTEEVVDAVRLLISSRHYANISQKHNFVFVCGTGCLKLRGWDALQSITKKPYLSKPKLITPTRTRKYLSTILQLLDE from the exons ATGTTGCCGGAAGAAAGCgacataaaagttttaagaaattattttgttagcAAAATCACCAAGTATTTAAACAATCCAATTCTTACATCTAATGAATATATACATTTGTGTAAACTTACTTATGTAAGAATACTAACACTTAATGCTAGAAGAGGTGGAGAACCTGGAAAGTTAACACTACCAGATTGGGATATGGTAGAAAAAGGTAGGTGGAAATGCCAAACTGCTGACATAAATGCTTTAGACAATCCAATAGAAAAAAGCTTGCTGAACGATTCAAACTATGTTACAttgaaggcaaaaaaaaaaaggagag GTTCTACTGTGAAAGCATTAGttccaattatttttactgaGGAAGTTGTAGATGCAGTCAGACTGTTAATCAGCTCAAGACATTATGCTAATATTTCccaaaaacataattttgtgtTTGTCTGTGGTACAGGCTGTCTTAAATTACGTGGTTGGGATGCACTGCAATCTATAACAAAAAAGCCTTATTTGTCTAAGCCAAAGCTTATTACACCAACTAGAACTAGAAAGTATTTGTCAACCATTCTGCAGTTGTTAGATGAATAA